In Microbacterium lushaniae, the following are encoded in one genomic region:
- a CDS encoding DEAD/DEAH box helicase → MLDDDLIIASEHASDPGAGTAHGDGSHEHEGHFGSFAAEHLSPTYPQRAPWGTAQRLRAWQAEALDVYFGCDGPDGVGKGPRDFLAAATPGAGKTTFALRLASELVRRGVVDRIVVVAPTEHLKTQWADAAARVGIRLDPAFSNRHAAPSRQYHGVAVTYAQVAVNASVHERLTLDARTLVILDEVHHGGDALSWGDALRQAYRRATRRLLLSGTPFRSDTAPIPFVEYHPDAKGIRVSRTDYAYGYRRALEDGVVRPVMFLVYAGQMRWRTKAGDEMEAHLGQDNTKDITSQAWRTALDPNGEWIPAVLRSADRRLTEVRQHIPDAGGLVIATDQTAARAYAAILADVTGEQPTVVLSDEAEASSRIEQFSQSTSRWMVAVRMVSEGVDVPRLAVGVYATSAATPLFFAQAIGRFVRARRRGETASIFLPNVPILLALAGELERQRDHALDRDSDDDQWNAEEDMMDAAEREEKASDGLTEEFTFQALGSHAHFDRVVFDGKDFGQLAVPGTPEEEEFLGIPGLLEPDQVHEVLMSRVSRQSRHRTAREARESAAPAEGAAAAPESTLPQPLHRSLKEQRQLLNSLVGLYARQTGEAHGLVHAELRRLCGGPAVSHATVAQLQARIELLRRRVHS, encoded by the coding sequence ATGTTGGACGACGACCTGATCATCGCCTCCGAACATGCCTCCGATCCGGGTGCCGGAACCGCGCACGGAGACGGCTCGCACGAGCACGAAGGGCACTTCGGCAGCTTCGCCGCCGAGCACCTCTCGCCCACCTACCCCCAGCGTGCGCCGTGGGGCACCGCTCAGCGACTGCGCGCCTGGCAGGCCGAGGCGCTCGACGTCTATTTCGGCTGCGACGGCCCCGACGGGGTCGGCAAGGGGCCGCGCGACTTCCTGGCCGCCGCGACCCCCGGTGCCGGCAAGACGACCTTCGCACTGCGCCTGGCGAGCGAGCTCGTGCGCCGCGGCGTGGTGGACCGCATCGTCGTGGTCGCCCCCACCGAGCACCTCAAGACCCAGTGGGCCGACGCCGCCGCGCGTGTCGGGATCCGCCTCGACCCGGCCTTCAGCAACCGGCATGCCGCGCCGTCGCGGCAGTACCACGGGGTGGCCGTGACGTACGCGCAGGTCGCGGTGAACGCATCCGTGCACGAACGCCTGACGCTGGACGCGCGCACGCTGGTCATCCTCGACGAGGTGCACCACGGCGGTGACGCGCTCAGCTGGGGCGACGCCCTGCGTCAGGCGTACCGCCGCGCCACGCGGCGCCTGCTGCTGTCGGGCACGCCCTTCCGCAGCGACACGGCCCCGATCCCGTTCGTGGAGTACCACCCCGACGCCAAGGGTATCCGGGTCTCCCGCACCGACTACGCCTACGGATACCGGCGCGCGCTGGAGGACGGCGTCGTGCGCCCGGTGATGTTCCTCGTGTACGCCGGGCAGATGCGGTGGCGGACGAAGGCCGGCGACGAGATGGAGGCGCATCTCGGGCAGGACAACACCAAGGACATCACCTCGCAGGCCTGGCGGACGGCGCTGGATCCCAACGGGGAGTGGATCCCGGCCGTCCTGCGTTCGGCCGACCGGCGCCTGACCGAGGTGCGCCAGCACATCCCCGATGCCGGGGGACTGGTCATCGCGACCGACCAGACGGCCGCCAGGGCGTACGCCGCGATCCTCGCCGACGTCACCGGCGAGCAGCCCACCGTCGTCCTCTCCGACGAGGCGGAGGCCTCTTCCCGCATCGAGCAGTTCTCCCAGAGCACGAGCCGGTGGATGGTCGCGGTGCGCATGGTGTCGGAGGGCGTGGACGTGCCGCGGCTTGCCGTCGGGGTGTACGCGACGTCGGCGGCGACGCCGCTGTTCTTCGCGCAGGCCATCGGGCGCTTCGTGCGTGCGCGGCGGCGCGGCGAGACGGCGAGCATCTTCCTGCCGAACGTTCCGATCCTCCTGGCCCTCGCCGGCGAGCTCGAACGCCAGCGCGACCACGCGCTGGACCGCGACTCCGACGATGACCAGTGGAACGCCGAAGAAGACATGATGGACGCGGCGGAGCGCGAGGAGAAGGCCTCCGACGGGCTCACCGAGGAGTTCACCTTCCAGGCCCTCGGGTCGCACGCGCACTTCGACCGCGTCGTTTTCGACGGCAAGGACTTCGGTCAGCTGGCCGTGCCCGGCACCCCGGAGGAGGAGGAGTTCCTCGGCATCCCCGGCCTGCTCGAACCCGACCAGGTGCACGAGGTGCTCATGTCGCGCGTGTCCCGCCAGTCGCGCCACCGCACCGCCCGTGAGGCGCGCGAATCCGCCGCGCCGGCGGAGGGCGCGGCGGCGGCACCGGAATCGACGCTGCCGCAGCCGCTGCATCGTTCGCTGAAGGAGCAGCGGCAGCTGCTCAACAGCCTCGTCGGGCTCTACGCGCGGCAGACCGGTGAGGCGCACGGCCTCGTGCATGCAGAGCTGCGCCGGCTGTGCGGGGGCCCGGCCGTCTCGCACGCGACCGTGGCGCAGCTGCAGGCGCGCATCGAACTGCTGCGCCGCCGCGTGCACTCGTGA
- a CDS encoding VIT1/CCC1 transporter family protein — translation MRYLVDERAEAGLYRELATRRDGEERDILQALADAEDRHAAHWLDLLGGEPARLPRPGAGTRLLTWMARRFGWLFVLALAQNAEARSPYDDEPYASAAMAADEKVHHEVVRGLAARGRRRLSGTFRAAVFGANDGLVSNLALVLGIGATGVAPAFVLFSGIAGLLAGALSMAAGEFVSVRSQRELLQATEPNEYADEALPHLDLDANELALVYRTRGLPAAESLARARRVVAAAQETGRGAPRAGEPASPDAHEIVGGAWRAAASSFLFFASGAVLPVLPWVFGLSGPVAIVVALVLVGLALLGTGATVGLLSGASPLRRALRQLLIGYGAAAVTYVLGLAFGVAVA, via the coding sequence ATGCGGTATCTCGTCGACGAGCGGGCCGAGGCGGGCCTGTACCGCGAGCTGGCCACCCGCCGCGACGGCGAAGAGCGCGACATCCTGCAGGCCCTCGCCGACGCGGAGGATCGCCACGCCGCGCACTGGCTGGACCTGCTCGGCGGCGAGCCCGCGCGATTGCCGCGCCCGGGAGCGGGCACACGCCTGCTGACGTGGATGGCGCGACGGTTCGGGTGGCTGTTCGTCCTCGCCCTGGCCCAGAACGCGGAGGCGCGCTCGCCCTACGACGACGAGCCGTACGCGTCGGCGGCGATGGCTGCGGACGAGAAGGTGCACCACGAGGTGGTGCGCGGACTCGCCGCGCGGGGGCGCCGGCGGCTTTCCGGCACGTTCCGCGCCGCGGTGTTCGGTGCCAACGACGGGCTCGTCTCCAACCTGGCGCTCGTCCTCGGCATCGGGGCGACCGGTGTCGCGCCGGCTTTCGTGCTCTTCAGCGGCATCGCCGGGCTCCTCGCCGGGGCGCTGTCCATGGCGGCGGGCGAGTTCGTCTCGGTGCGGTCGCAGCGCGAGCTGCTGCAGGCCACCGAGCCCAACGAGTACGCCGACGAGGCCCTGCCGCACCTCGACCTGGACGCCAACGAGCTGGCCCTCGTGTATCGCACGCGCGGGCTGCCGGCCGCGGAGTCCCTGGCCCGGGCGCGCCGGGTCGTCGCCGCCGCGCAGGAGACCGGCCGCGGCGCCCCGCGTGCGGGGGAGCCGGCCAGCCCCGACGCGCACGAGATCGTCGGCGGCGCATGGCGCGCCGCCGCCTCGAGCTTCCTCTTCTTCGCCTCCGGCGCCGTGCTGCCGGTGCTGCCGTGGGTCTTCGGGCTCTCCGGACCGGTCGCGATCGTTGTGGCCCTCGTGCTGGTCGGGCTCGCGCTCCTGGGCACCGGCGCCACCGTGGGGCTGCTGTCGGGCGCGTCGCCGCTGCGCCGCGCGCTGCGTCAGCTGCTCATCGGCTACGGCGCGGCCGCCGTCACGTACGTCCTCGGGCTGGCCTTCGGCGTCGCGGTGGCGTGA
- the gdhA gene encoding NADP-specific glutamate dehydrogenase, with amino-acid sequence MSVLEPSLVPVFEEVVRRNPGEAEFHQAVREVFESLAPVVAKHPQYADEEIIRRLCEPERQIIFRVPWTDDAGHVQLNRGFRVEFNSALGPYKGGLRFHPSVYLGIVKFLGFEQIFKNALTGMPIGGGKGGSDFDPKGRSNGEIMRFCQSFMTELYRHLGEHTDVPAGDIGVGGREIGYLFGQYKRITNRYESGVLTGKGLTWGGSQVRTEATGYGVVFFVDEMLRDAGDALEGKRVVVSGSGNVAIYAIEKVHQLGGVVVACSDSAGYVVDEAGIDLDLLKDIKNTRRGRMSDYADERPGARFLEGGSIWDVPCDIALPCATQNELDAGGAAALARGGCTIVAEGANMPTTPDAIRTLREAGVRFAPGKAVNAGGVATSALEMQQNASRDSWTFAHTEERLEQIMRSIHDRCLETADEYGVPGDYVAGANIAGFIHVADAMLALGHI; translated from the coding sequence GTGTCCGTTCTCGAGCCGAGCCTCGTCCCCGTCTTCGAAGAAGTCGTCCGTCGCAACCCCGGGGAGGCGGAGTTCCACCAGGCCGTCCGCGAGGTCTTCGAAAGCCTCGCGCCCGTCGTGGCGAAGCATCCGCAGTACGCCGACGAGGAGATCATCCGCCGGCTGTGCGAGCCGGAGCGGCAGATCATCTTCCGCGTGCCGTGGACCGACGATGCCGGGCACGTGCAGCTGAACCGCGGCTTCCGCGTGGAGTTCAACTCCGCGCTCGGTCCGTACAAGGGCGGCCTCCGGTTCCACCCGAGCGTGTACCTGGGCATCGTGAAGTTCCTGGGATTCGAGCAGATCTTCAAGAACGCCCTCACGGGCATGCCCATCGGCGGCGGGAAGGGCGGCAGCGACTTCGACCCGAAGGGCCGCTCGAACGGCGAGATCATGCGGTTCTGCCAGTCGTTCATGACGGAGCTGTACCGCCACCTCGGCGAGCACACCGACGTCCCGGCCGGCGACATCGGGGTGGGCGGACGTGAGATCGGCTACCTGTTCGGTCAGTACAAGCGCATCACGAACCGCTACGAGTCGGGCGTGCTCACCGGCAAGGGCCTCACGTGGGGCGGATCTCAGGTGCGCACGGAGGCGACCGGGTACGGGGTGGTCTTCTTCGTCGACGAGATGCTCCGCGACGCCGGGGACGCGCTCGAGGGCAAGCGCGTGGTCGTCTCCGGCTCGGGCAACGTCGCCATCTACGCCATCGAGAAGGTCCACCAGCTCGGCGGTGTCGTGGTGGCCTGCTCGGATTCCGCCGGATACGTCGTTGACGAGGCCGGCATCGATCTGGATCTGCTCAAGGACATCAAGAACACCCGCCGCGGGCGGATGAGCGACTACGCCGACGAGCGTCCGGGTGCGCGGTTCCTCGAGGGCGGATCGATCTGGGACGTTCCGTGCGACATCGCGCTGCCGTGCGCGACGCAGAACGAGCTGGACGCCGGCGGCGCGGCGGCACTCGCGCGCGGGGGCTGCACGATCGTGGCCGAAGGCGCCAACATGCCCACGACCCCCGACGCGATCCGCACCCTGCGCGAAGCCGGCGTGCGCTTCGCGCCCGGCAAGGCCGTCAACGCCGGCGGCGTCGCCACGAGCGCCCTCGAGATGCAGCAGAACGCCTCACGGGACTCGTGGACCTTCGCGCACACCGAGGAGCGGCTCGAGCAGATCATGCGGTCGATCCACGACCGGTGCCTGGAGACGGCCGACGAATACGGGGTGCCCGGCGACTACGTCGCCGGGGCCAACATCGCCGGGTTCATCCACGTCGCCGACGCCATGCTGGCCCTCGGTCACATCTGA
- a CDS encoding M20/M25/M40 family metallo-hydrolase: MSSSESAHPEVARIAADLIRFDTSNYGGGRAEGEREAAEYVGAYLEGLGLRPEYYEPIPRRTNVSARVPGRDPSKPALVLHGHLDVVPAIAEDWSVDPFAGEIRDGVLWGRGAVDMKDMDAMILTSVADILRAGEQPERDLVLTFFADEENGGVEGSALVVRDRPEWFAGATQAISEVGGYSIPVGEGRAYLLQVGEKALIWIRLVARGRAGHGSRLHPDNAVTALAEAVAALGRTAWPVRLTDTTTQFLAGLERLTGDDAGDPDALADRAGDSAPFLRSTLRTTANPTGLTAGYKHNVIPDRAEALVDVRALPGTEAAVLAQIREVVGPHVDVEIVHQDIGLEVPFRGDLVDAMVAALDRADPGVPVLPYLMGGGTDNKALSTLGIDGYGFAPLRLPADLDFTGMFHGVDERVPVDALVFGQHVLTDLLRTY, encoded by the coding sequence ATGTCTTCGAGCGAGTCCGCGCACCCCGAGGTCGCCCGCATCGCCGCCGACCTGATCCGCTTCGACACGTCCAACTACGGCGGCGGACGCGCCGAGGGGGAGCGGGAGGCCGCCGAGTACGTCGGCGCCTATCTGGAGGGCCTGGGGCTGCGCCCGGAGTACTACGAGCCGATCCCGCGCCGGACGAACGTCTCCGCCCGTGTGCCCGGCCGCGACCCGAGCAAGCCCGCCCTGGTCCTGCACGGGCACCTCGACGTCGTGCCCGCCATCGCGGAGGACTGGAGCGTCGATCCGTTCGCGGGCGAGATCCGCGACGGCGTGCTGTGGGGGCGCGGCGCGGTGGACATGAAGGACATGGATGCCATGATCCTCACGTCCGTGGCCGACATCCTGCGCGCCGGCGAACAGCCCGAACGCGATCTGGTGCTGACCTTCTTCGCCGACGAGGAGAACGGCGGCGTGGAGGGCTCCGCGCTGGTCGTGCGCGACCGGCCGGAGTGGTTCGCCGGAGCCACCCAGGCCATCAGCGAGGTCGGTGGATACTCCATCCCCGTCGGCGAGGGCCGCGCCTACCTGCTGCAGGTGGGGGAGAAGGCCCTCATCTGGATCCGGCTCGTCGCGCGCGGGCGGGCCGGTCACGGCAGCCGGCTGCATCCCGACAACGCCGTCACCGCCCTCGCCGAGGCGGTCGCCGCCCTCGGGCGCACGGCATGGCCGGTGCGGCTGACCGACACCACCACGCAGTTCCTCGCGGGCCTGGAGCGGCTCACCGGCGACGACGCCGGCGACCCCGACGCCCTCGCCGACCGCGCGGGGGACAGCGCGCCGTTCCTGCGCTCGACGCTGCGCACCACGGCGAACCCCACCGGGCTGACCGCCGGCTACAAGCACAACGTCATCCCCGACCGCGCGGAGGCGCTCGTGGACGTGCGTGCACTTCCGGGCACCGAAGCTGCCGTGCTGGCGCAGATCCGTGAGGTCGTCGGCCCCCACGTGGACGTGGAGATCGTCCACCAGGACATCGGGCTCGAGGTGCCCTTCCGGGGCGACCTCGTCGACGCGATGGTCGCGGCGCTGGACCGCGCAGACCCGGGCGTGCCGGTCCTGCCGTACCTCATGGGCGGGGGCACCGACAACAAGGCGCTGTCGACGCTCGGGATCGACGGCTACGGCTTCGCGCCGTTGCGCCTGCCGGCCGACCTCGACTTCACCGGTATGTTCCACGGTGTCGATGAGCGCGTCCCCGTCGACGCGCTCGTCTTCGGCCAGCACGTGCTCACCGATCTCCTCCGGACCTACTGA
- a CDS encoding undecaprenyl-diphosphate phosphatase, whose product MHVLEAIILGLVQGLTEFLPVSSSAHLRIVGEFLPSATDPGATFTAITQIGTELAVLVYFWGTIVRIISRWAQSLAGRVPRNDPDARMGWLIIIGTIPIGVLGFLFQSVIRDTFRNLWLVATVLIVFGLLLGAADRWGKRTRELNSLTYPHGVALGFAQALALVPGVSRSGATTTLGLALGYTRPSAAEYAFLLAVPAVFGSGFYELLQSFEEPGGPYNLAETGVATVVAFGVGLAVIAFLMQYIKRRSFLPFVIYRVVLGGVLMVLLATNVLQPY is encoded by the coding sequence ATGCACGTTCTCGAGGCGATCATCCTCGGACTCGTCCAAGGGCTGACCGAGTTCCTGCCCGTCTCCTCCAGCGCGCATCTGCGCATCGTGGGGGAGTTCCTGCCCTCGGCCACCGATCCCGGCGCCACCTTCACCGCGATCACCCAGATCGGCACCGAGCTCGCCGTGCTGGTGTACTTCTGGGGCACGATCGTGCGCATCATCTCGCGGTGGGCGCAGTCCCTCGCCGGACGGGTTCCGCGCAACGACCCGGACGCGCGGATGGGGTGGCTCATCATCATCGGGACGATCCCGATCGGCGTCCTCGGCTTCCTGTTCCAGTCGGTCATCCGCGATACGTTCCGCAACCTGTGGCTCGTGGCCACCGTGCTCATCGTCTTCGGCCTCCTGCTGGGCGCCGCCGACCGGTGGGGTAAGCGCACGCGGGAACTGAACAGCCTCACCTACCCGCACGGGGTCGCACTCGGATTCGCTCAGGCGCTCGCCCTCGTCCCGGGCGTGTCGCGCTCGGGGGCGACGACGACCCTCGGGCTGGCGCTCGGGTACACGCGTCCCTCGGCCGCCGAGTACGCGTTCCTCCTCGCCGTCCCCGCCGTCTTCGGCAGCGGGTTCTACGAGCTGCTGCAGAGCTTCGAAGAGCCCGGCGGCCCGTACAACCTCGCCGAGACCGGCGTCGCCACGGTCGTCGCCTTCGGGGTGGGCCTGGCCGTCATCGCCTTCCTCATGCAGTACATCAAGCGGCGCAGCTTCCTGCCGTTCGTGATCTACCGCGTCGTCCTCGGCGGCGTGCTCATGGTGCTGCTCGCCACGAACGTCCTCCAGCCGTACTGA
- a CDS encoding PAC2 family protein, with product MDALGRRVLVTAFDGWNDAGEAASAAVALLREQGEYEPVFTVDPELYFDYQYTRPHMVSDGEGRRMLRWPDATLYKPARPARAGTELWLLTGAEPARAWQAFASEFVDVALREDITGFVALGSMMSDVPHTRPISVFAGSENERLRDVLGLERSTYEGPVGILSALAVAADAAGIPAATLWASVPHYVAGHTPSPKATLALLDRLEDLTGAQVPRGDLAGEAAAWEASIDAAAADDEEMTEYIRQLERTRDTWDSPEASGDAIAQEFERYLRRRGDGPTKPGRDEPPRR from the coding sequence GTGGACGCACTGGGTCGCCGGGTTCTGGTCACCGCCTTCGACGGATGGAACGACGCGGGCGAGGCCGCCTCGGCCGCCGTGGCGCTGCTGCGCGAACAGGGCGAGTACGAGCCGGTGTTCACCGTCGACCCCGAGCTGTACTTCGACTACCAGTACACGCGCCCGCACATGGTCAGCGACGGCGAGGGGCGGCGGATGCTGCGGTGGCCGGACGCCACCCTCTACAAGCCCGCACGTCCGGCGCGCGCCGGCACCGAGCTGTGGCTGCTCACCGGCGCCGAGCCCGCGCGCGCGTGGCAGGCCTTCGCGAGCGAGTTCGTGGACGTGGCGCTGCGGGAAGACATCACGGGATTCGTGGCGCTGGGGTCGATGATGTCCGACGTCCCGCACACGCGCCCCATCTCCGTCTTCGCCGGCAGCGAGAACGAGCGCCTGCGCGACGTGCTCGGCCTGGAGCGCAGCACGTACGAGGGCCCGGTGGGGATACTCAGCGCACTGGCCGTGGCCGCCGACGCCGCCGGCATCCCCGCCGCGACGCTGTGGGCGAGCGTTCCGCACTACGTCGCAGGGCACACCCCCTCACCCAAGGCGACCCTCGCTCTGCTCGACCGCCTCGAAGACCTCACCGGCGCGCAGGTTCCCCGCGGCGACCTCGCCGGTGAGGCCGCCGCGTGGGAGGCGTCGATCGACGCCGCCGCCGCGGACGACGAGGAGATGACGGAGTACATCCGCCAGCTCGAGCGCACGCGCGACACGTGGGACTCCCCCGAAGCCTCCGGAGACGCCATCGCGCAGGAGTTCGAGCGCTATCTGCGTCGCCGCGGCGACGGCCCGACCAAGCCAGGACGCGACGAGCCGCCGCGCCGCTGA
- a CDS encoding HAD family hydrolase: MTSSLPAAVLWDMDGTLVDTEPYWMAAETPLVERFGGTWSHEQALQLVGRGLSDSARVLQDAGVKMSIPDIIDALTDSVMASLAANGVPFRPGARELLADLRAQGVKTALVTMSVRRMADSVVERIDFDAFDVVIAGDEATRPKPYPDAYLQACTMLGVDPADTVAIEDSPNGLRAAVASGAVSLGVPLLLSLTGVGAHELWPTLDGRTTDDLRALHAAHAPAGSRR, encoded by the coding sequence ATGACTTCTTCCCTCCCCGCCGCCGTCCTGTGGGACATGGACGGCACACTGGTGGACACCGAACCGTACTGGATGGCGGCGGAGACCCCGCTCGTCGAGCGATTCGGGGGGACGTGGTCCCACGAGCAGGCTCTGCAGCTGGTCGGACGGGGCCTGTCCGACTCCGCACGTGTCCTGCAGGACGCCGGGGTGAAGATGAGCATCCCCGACATCATCGACGCACTCACCGACAGCGTCATGGCGAGCCTCGCCGCCAACGGCGTGCCCTTCCGCCCCGGCGCGCGCGAGCTGCTGGCCGATCTGCGCGCCCAGGGCGTGAAGACCGCGCTGGTGACGATGTCGGTGCGCCGCATGGCCGACAGCGTGGTCGAACGCATCGACTTCGACGCCTTCGACGTCGTGATCGCCGGCGACGAGGCGACCCGGCCCAAACCGTACCCCGACGCGTATCTGCAGGCGTGCACGATGCTCGGGGTGGATCCGGCCGACACCGTCGCGATCGAGGATTCCCCGAACGGCCTGCGCGCGGCCGTGGCCAGCGGCGCCGTCTCCCTCGGCGTGCCGCTCCTGCTCTCGCTCACCGGTGTGGGCGCGCACGAGCTGTGGCCGACCCTGGACGGACGCACCACCGACGACCTGCGGGCCCTCCACGCCGCTCACGCCCCGGCCGGGAGCCGGCGGTGA
- a CDS encoding tRNA (adenine-N1)-methyltransferase, with protein sequence MSETPHLSGPFRIGDRVQLTGPKGRLHTVTLREGGELHTHNGVLPHASLVGQPDGSVVVNSAGHEYLALRPLLRDFVMSMPRGAAIVYPKDAAQIIAQADIFPGAVVVEAGVGSGALALWLLRAIGPAGRLVSFERREEFAEVARANVETYLGEEPPTWDLRVGDLVEALPDAVAPGSADRVVLDMLAPWECIDVVADALTPGGVVLCYVATATQLSRVAEYLRGTGLFTEPEASETMVRGWHVEGLAVRPDHRMVAHTGFLITARRLAPGAVPPDVRKRALKKPSYADEDVEIWTPGAVGDREITDKNLRKRIRDAQRAAEGVRQAAGQGDAEPTP encoded by the coding sequence GTGAGTGAGACCCCGCACCTGAGCGGGCCGTTCCGTATCGGCGACCGCGTGCAGCTGACCGGACCCAAGGGGCGTCTGCACACCGTCACGCTGCGCGAGGGCGGCGAGCTGCACACCCACAACGGCGTCCTCCCGCACGCGAGCCTGGTCGGCCAGCCCGACGGCTCCGTCGTGGTCAACAGCGCCGGCCACGAGTACCTCGCCCTGCGTCCGCTGCTGCGCGATTTCGTGATGTCGATGCCGCGCGGAGCGGCGATCGTGTATCCGAAGGATGCCGCGCAGATCATCGCGCAGGCCGACATCTTCCCCGGCGCCGTCGTGGTGGAAGCCGGCGTCGGCTCGGGTGCGCTCGCACTGTGGCTCCTGCGCGCGATCGGCCCGGCTGGGCGACTGGTGTCGTTCGAGCGTCGCGAGGAGTTCGCGGAGGTCGCGCGCGCCAACGTCGAGACGTACCTCGGTGAGGAACCGCCCACGTGGGACCTGCGGGTGGGCGACCTGGTCGAGGCTCTCCCCGATGCCGTCGCACCGGGCAGCGCCGACCGTGTCGTGCTCGACATGCTCGCCCCGTGGGAGTGCATCGACGTCGTCGCCGACGCGCTGACCCCCGGTGGCGTCGTGCTCTGCTACGTCGCCACGGCCACCCAGCTCAGCCGCGTCGCCGAGTACCTCCGCGGCACGGGGCTGTTCACCGAGCCCGAGGCCAGCGAGACGATGGTGCGCGGATGGCACGTCGAGGGCCTCGCCGTGCGCCCGGACCACCGCATGGTGGCGCACACGGGCTTCCTCATCACCGCGCGCAGGCTCGCCCCGGGTGCGGTGCCGCCCGACGTGCGCAAACGCGCTCTGAAGAAACCGTCCTACGCCGACGAGGACGTGGAGATCTGGACGCCCGGCGCCGTCGGGGATCGCGAGATCACCGACAAGAACCTGCGCAAGCGCATCCGTGACGCCCAGCGCGCCGCCGAGGGCGTGCGCCAGGCGGCGGGACAGGGTGACGCGGAGCCCACCCCCTAG
- a CDS encoding FKBP-type peptidyl-prolyl cis-trans isomerase has protein sequence MRRTPALLTATALIAVGLVGCSTSPEASCNPTQGAGGALDLVEVSGAAAGEPRVDVRTPFHVDSTVSKVLERGDGAAIEDENQLVVLDITISGGATGETVIATPYNGDLTRAFSLTEWLQGFPGLVDALECVTEGSRVVVGLAPDSLADGTAQSLGLAEDESAVAIVDVRKVYLPKADGADQFIEGHGLPTVVRAPDGRPGIIVPEGTPPAEVTVEVLKRGDGPEVTADEVALAHSTGVVWETGEVFDTTWNAAPRAVSEQTLPPAVVSALEGQTVGSQVLVVLPPEEGFGDQQQGVVPGGSSLVYVIDILGVQG, from the coding sequence GTGCGCAGAACCCCCGCTCTCCTCACCGCCACGGCCCTGATCGCCGTGGGTCTCGTCGGCTGCTCCACGTCGCCGGAGGCATCCTGCAACCCCACGCAAGGGGCCGGCGGGGCGCTGGATCTGGTGGAGGTGAGCGGCGCCGCAGCTGGCGAGCCGCGCGTGGACGTGCGCACTCCGTTCCATGTCGATTCCACGGTGTCGAAGGTGCTCGAGCGCGGCGACGGCGCGGCCATCGAGGACGAGAACCAGCTCGTGGTGCTCGACATCACCATCAGCGGCGGCGCGACCGGTGAGACGGTCATCGCGACGCCCTACAACGGCGACCTCACCCGGGCGTTCAGCCTGACGGAGTGGCTCCAGGGCTTCCCCGGCCTGGTCGACGCACTGGAGTGCGTCACCGAGGGTTCGCGCGTTGTCGTGGGCCTGGCTCCCGACAGCCTCGCGGACGGGACGGCGCAGAGCCTCGGCCTGGCCGAGGACGAGTCGGCCGTCGCCATCGTCGACGTGCGGAAGGTGTACCTGCCGAAGGCCGACGGAGCCGACCAGTTCATCGAGGGCCACGGGCTTCCCACCGTCGTGCGCGCTCCCGACGGGCGCCCCGGCATCATCGTGCCCGAGGGGACGCCGCCGGCTGAGGTCACCGTCGAGGTGCTCAAGCGCGGCGACGGACCCGAGGTGACCGCCGACGAGGTCGCGCTCGCTCACTCCACGGGCGTCGTGTGGGAGACCGGTGAGGTCTTCGACACGACGTGGAACGCCGCGCCCCGTGCCGTGTCGGAGCAGACGCTTCCCCCCGCGGTCGTGTCTGCGCTGGAAGGCCAGACGGTGGGCTCCCAGGTGCTCGTCGTGCTTCCGCCCGAAGAGGGCTTCGGCGACCAGCAGCAGGGCGTCGTCCCGGGTGGCTCGTCCCTGGTCTACGTCATCGACATCCTCGGCGTCCAAGGCTGA